The window AAAACCGGGGGGTTGGTGTGTATTTTGGTACCTTGAGCTGATTGGCTATCAAGTTCTGATATCCCCGAGGAACCACTTCCTTGGGATCCGATTGAACCCTGTGAAGCAGCTACTCCTTCACAAGGTCCTCTACCACCATTCACCCAACTAGCTCCATTACCAGCCTCTTCTCTCTTATCTTCTGCACAATTCTCTTCGCCAAAACCACCTCTATTCCTATCCCTTGCAGCTTTCAAATTCTTCTGTTTCTCTGATCTCTTTCTTTTAGCTTCCATTCTCCTTAGACTTTGCAGTTCCTTCCTCTTCCTCCACTCTTCCTGTGTCTCCGTAGGCAAGGAACATGTCCTCGCAAGGGAACCACAAGCCATGGGGAacatagaagaagaagactcATTAGTGTCTTTTCTTGTTGAGTTGTTGATGAAATCTGGTATTGAAGATGATCTGGTGAGTTTTTTAGCACTAGGGTCGACCCCAAAACGACCATTCAACGAAAGCCCCAAGCTCAACTcaatctcttcttcttcttcaccattttcttcttctacatGACTTTTGTGAGAAAAACGGTTGCTTGACAACATGAACCTTTGAAGTAGATCTCTTGGAAGATTGGCCAGTTGCATGGAAATGTTTTGTtgggtttctttctttccaattTCCACAGCTTTTGCCATTCAGAACAaaccaaatttgaaaaagaaaatcaaagacgatttgattaaattctataaaacatgaaattatAACGATATAATCTTAACCCCCACACAAACCTCAGAGTTcccatttttctctttcattccAAAAACcagagaaaaaaaggaaaaagagaaaagaaattctaaaggaaaatgatggaaaatgaGGAGCAAACGGAGGATGGaaaagaaattagaaaataattgGAATTGAATGACAGGAATGCCCTTGAAAAAAATGGGAGTCATGCAAAGGAAACACGTGGCGGACATGAAGAGCACCCCACAGAAAGGAAAAGACCCCACGTGTTGttgtttaaaaaaacaaaaataataataagaaacaaaaaaaaaaaccctcaGATTCCGAGGTGACTCCAAACGAGCTGTCGCCAAGTCGTTGGTTCTTTAAACATGACTCTGACGTTTTGCCTTATCCACGTGTCGTACTATGGTTGTGGGAGGCCAGTCTTAATTGCCACGTGGCAttggaaagagaagaaaaaatctGTCCTTGCCTTATCTTCATTTACCTCTTGTCTTTCGTTTTTGGCAAATTGCAGTTAAAGGTATAGCCGTATAGGGGTTTCACGTTTCTAACCctttaactttttaattttttattacacaTTAATACCTCCATATGCACACACATGAAATAATGagtaaatcatttaatgattcttaaaaaataattattgtgAAAGTTTACtaaatttttatcaagtgaatatatgtttttttttaggtcttcaaacttttaaaatcattaatctatgaagtgaaaatttgcaATAAATGTTTGtaatcaaatgaaatattaaaaagtgttatatatatatatatatatatatgcacttgacaattataaaaatatttttataacaaatataatctcttctttaaaaaaatatttcttaaaataaaaatttaattaatcttaacaattgtttaaaaatcctCCATGAATTGGATCCATTACCCAATATTGCATGCATGAAacataaatctcattttatttttattttttttttgtgtgtgtgcTTAGCACATTAA is drawn from Theobroma cacao cultivar B97-61/B2 chromosome 4, Criollo_cocoa_genome_V2, whole genome shotgun sequence and contains these coding sequences:
- the LOC18601663 gene encoding ninja-family protein AFP3, which translates into the protein MAKAVEIGKKETQQNISMQLANLPRDLLQRFMLSSNRFSHKSHVEEENGEEEEEIELSLGLSLNGRFGVDPSAKKLTRSSSIPDFINNSTRKDTNESSSSMFPMACGSLARTCSLPTETQEEWRKRKELQSLRRMEAKRKRSEKQKNLKAARDRNRGGFGEENCAEDKREEAGNGASWVNGGRGPCEGVAASQGSIGSQGSGSSGISELDSQSAQGTNKCAEARSPASEQSAVETEQKPMIIPGRILSEKSEKLAGVATENKPSQPAVAEKRFKEVVRNILEDMPCVSTTGDGPNGKRIEGFLYRYRKGEEVRIVCVCHGSFLSPAEFVKHAGGGDVAHPLKHIVVNPSFLF